Proteins co-encoded in one Euleptes europaea isolate rEulEur1 chromosome 1, rEulEur1.hap1, whole genome shotgun sequence genomic window:
- the LOC130493475 gene encoding zinc finger and SCAN domain-containing protein 12-like — MVLRSDSSGFQRQKRKVMEQNSAGPKGRAEEAIWIEDVAEQPRGRVRQEGREEPAKGLHQRWEAQWQDFLRALESPHTGSEKEPSPWEDAKAFLASFEQVAKACQWPREEWAARLLPALSGEAQQAFGSLEARDREDYGKVRAAILCWEANRMETLRQHFRQLRFQEVEDPRRIYSQLQELCRQWLRPESHSKEQILELLILEQFLAILPLELQSWIRASGPENCTQATALVDDFLLSKQRGAETRKWQKVRLGALVAEGESWDPKQRPIAKDAKQTADGETTLLGHGTKNMSLPSLLLSPEAQEVVKEELTEAQMDCEEMGVSLHIVEETQPGQKTMFWQVLPGDGGKVYPLGDKKGSQFKVVNPSHRGIKPGDPKMTQEDTLVMVEIHEERCKPKRRMRKQQLRGEYESRENFSASSNRIHTANTNNRMPLVSSRK, encoded by the exons ATGGTACTGAGGTCTGACAG TTCTGGATTTCAGAGGCAAAAGAGGAAGGTTATGGAGCAGAACTCTGCCGGCCCAAAAGGAAGAGCGGAAGAAGCGATTTGGATTGAGGATGTGGCGGAACAGCCCAGAGGGAGAGTACGGCAAGAGGGAAGAGAGGAACCGGCCAAAGGGCTGCACCAGCGCTGGGAAGCCCAATGGCAGGATTTCTTGAGGGCTCTGGAGTCTCCTCACACAGGGTCGGAGAAGGAGCCCAGCCCCTGGGAGGATGCCAAGGCCTTCTTGGCCTCCTTCGAGCAAGTGGCCAAAGCCTGCCAATGGCCCAGGGAAGAGTGGGCGGCCCGGCTCCTGCCAGCACTCAGCGGAGAAGCCCAGCAGGCCTTTGGCAGCCTGGAGGCCAGAGACAGGGAGGATTATGGGAAAGTGAGGGCAGCCATCTTGTGCTGGGAAGCCAACCGCATGGAAACCCTGCGCCAGCACTTCCGGCAGTTGCGCTTCCAGGAGGTGGAAGACCCAAGACGGATCTACAGCCAGCTGCAGGAGCTTTGCCGTCAGTGGCTGAGGCCGGAGAGTCACTCgaaggagcagatcctggagctgctgatcctggagcagttcctggccatccTGCCGCTGGAGCTGCAGAGCTGGATCAGGGCCAGCGGCCCCGAGAACTGCACCCAAGCCACAGCCCTGGTGGACGATTTCCTGCTGAGCAAGCAAAGGGGGGCTGAGACCAGGAAATGGCAG AAGGTACGCCTGGGTGCCCTGGTTGCAGAGGGGGAATCCTGGGATCCCAagcagagaccaattgccaaagacgCCAAGCAAACCGCTGACGGGGAGACCACTTTACTGG GTCATGGAACCAAAAACATGAGCCTCCCTAGTCTCCTGCTTTCTCCAGAAGCACAGGAAGTGGTTAAAGAAGAGCTGACTGAG GCACAGATGGACTGTGAGGAGATGGGCGTGTCTTTGCACATTGTGGAGGAGACACAGCCGGGCCAAAAGACCATGTTCTGGCAAGTCCTGCCGGGGGATGGCGGGAAAGTATATCCTTTGg GTGACAAGAAGGGCAGTCAATTTAAAGTGGTGAATCCTTCTCATAGAGGAATTAAACCAGGAGACCCAAAGATGACCCAAGAGGATACGCTGGTGATGGTTGAGATTCACGAGGAAAGATGCAAGCCCAAGAGGAGGATGAGGAAGCAACAGCTGAGGGGAGAATATGAATCCAGAGAAAATTTTAGTGCTTCTTCCAACAGAATTCACACAGCAAACACAAACAACAGGATGCCCTTGGTCTCCAG TCGGAAGTAA